One window of Parambassis ranga chromosome 3, fParRan2.1, whole genome shotgun sequence genomic DNA carries:
- the baz2ba gene encoding bromodomain adjacent to zinc finger domain protein 2B isoform X2, producing MESGERLASPAPTLSAARTSSPAASSSSSSSSSSPAPHSKSSLAPNPSALGSTLSTSGRLFGTAGEQPFIGSTLSSAFPLVNHPAFGALYTAGAGRPEFGGLGSLGMSAALAAHPQLGALSEWWRAAEAHGRGAAAFLPSFISFPPFFAPHIQPNHSPSPVQLRMPGKNSHTPPKGVNGAVNGSGVCPPTTQSGSFSASPAPVQASTKPTKNSEPSNIQRSSPPGDVMEKLIQKPKEKKPRKKPTDTSLASESGSSSDSSSDGSLSSDLEDLAEDDEDDDDDDDDEEEEDKQSELSDSEKRAKRKTKVLPPSTGTSKTDRPLSGEAQNKKDTQKVSSTSPTLVPLPSSASPPALSQSSPLVPHRSRTEGQQHFSVIQSTGLAANSKPLPLLTQPHRESSPSSSPIALTTSPKAISSTASPKPPKLFPSSSPQHLPLSLCSSPKPLSVPSPPRSTLPLCTSPKPFGLTSSLTSSKKSSLKPPKHAVAGTAKSNKRKLLEDSLAQINEFRLKQNLMSQGQTFPSELKKQRNKSPRRTSLSSSPLPPVPPPPPQNNHSNLFLSSALLGLPEPHHPNGVIQSTTQDTPLALITKPRKDSASQGKSPQRDSDAGSMPVNLSTGASRTQAATQAGLLSQPPTTSPHATGHGSRKNKTPKGKGQTPGLGQGQADPLAAWKGFSQNHLVQSLVDLFRGGESGIGIPGVSIPGVGVPGVGIPGTCNPTAGLPAHKESDDSGDDDDDEDDDLEEEEEDEEESDDSLSESDSNSDSDISGKKVKELKLLPSGSSKEMTPLRLTKGPELLNTSTNHTTTSCSPLNLQVIKTPTVATSSSALAYHSSPGSSSYSLASPLGLGKRKRVMDEKELMIPLELGWRRETRIKSVAGRPQGEVAYYAPCSKKLRQYPDVMKYLSRNGISGITRDNFSFSAKIRVGDFYEAREGPQGLQWSLLKDEDVIPRILAMEGRRGRPPNSERQLAGEGANGNRRRKGRPPNVGDPLVPEGPSPSEVKLLRKLEAQEIARQAAQMKLMRKLEKQALARAAKEARKQQAIMAAEERRKQKEQIKIRKQQEKIKRIQQIRMEKELRAQQILEAKRKKKEEAANAKILEAEKRIKEKELRRQQAEILKHQELERHRLDMERERRRQHVMLMKAVEARKKAEERERLRQEKRDEKRLNKERKLEQRRLELEIARELKKPNEDMCLSDHKALPEFSRIPGLILPGRAVSDCLMLMQFLRGFGKVLGLDLNSDVPTLGMLQEGLLNVGDSMGQVQDLLVKLLSLAVCDPGLPPGQKTKTMLGDHLTNVGINRDNVSEVLQMYMGAHCANTELAPLAFSLKTKAFQAHTPVQKASILGFLANELACSKAVISEIDKNLDQMANMRKDKIIMEGKLKKLRTIYAKRTGKREASMGLEENQSVGTPSSAAKRKRKLGADSEDDDDDDDDSDDPAEEDDDEEEEEMKKVKKVETYDEDEVDQATSVEELEKQIEKLAKQHHQIRRKLFEISHSLRSMMYGQDRYRRRYWVLPHCGGVFIEAMESGEAPEELEEERQRRRRAAEEVKVKEEPQEIELEKEKPIGPDKKRVRTQGLEQQTDEEKEHEGKKNSPNLFYQQPGCESTLCTLRDINKDVSNESVKAENKESPHIRQNGSPLGTPTTMTTVTPSSPARNTPEPATATTPSMATTYDTTNIAPPASTSLSVPCLTAPRESPGNTPPASSPAPSPHLAFQANDQLLRVLTERSGHWFSLLPRNPCDLSSITTTPPGAPRVSPQASSTPGRARSPPPSPALPLTPSAASASASPLSTLQVKSGSSLLGVSFGSWPSGVLSPSLPMCSSPTPIPGHSLEGNTAASVSSKSESPLPGIEKPSSMPSPALEMPKSLDHATPRPIPEEMLAGWWRVSDIEELRALVNALHSRGIREKGLQRQMQKYMEIIPQVCTKHKDVAMIELHELEESQVSVESVRGWCVEEQAMEMDIAVLQQVEELERKVTAASLQVKGWTYPDPQSEREDLVYYEHKPPTKSTPASADKDSKDSKEHPEERGEKGGVMRHPDNPLDIAVTRLADLERNIERRYLRSPLGTTIQIRLDNVGTVTVPAPAPSTSADREGGEEEVAPGMKMWRKALSEVRSAAQLAMCIQQLQKSIAWERSIMKVYCQMCKKGDNEDLLLLCDGCDKGCHTYCHKPKITSIPEGDWYCPACISKASGPSLKSKKPPAKPVASSGGGSKKGGEAKKNGKQAGNGEVSEDDLASASSTPKKGAKDTSRKRKAEESSPALTAANQESPVCVKRAKTARDNNRDLGLCRVLLAELERHQDAWPFLTPVNLKTVPGYRKVIKKPMDFSTIREKLVSSQYQNLETFIIDVNLVFDNCEKFNEDNSDIGRAGHNMRKFFEKRWTELLKQTN from the exons ATGGAGTCTGGAGAGCGGCTGGCCTCCCCTGCGCCCACCCTGTCTGCTGCTCGCACCTCCTCCCCTgcggcctcttcctcctcttcctcctcttcgtcaTCGCCTGCTCCCCACTCTAAGAGCAGCCTGGCCCCGAACCCCTCAGCACTGGGATCTACCCTCAGCACCTCTG GCCGCCTGTTTGgaacagcaggagagcagcCCTTCATTGGCTCCACATTGTCAAGTGCCTTCCCTCTGGTCAACCACCCAGCCTTTGGTGCCCTCTACACTGCCGGAGCAGGCAGGCCTGAGTTTGGGGGCCTGGGCTCCCTGGGCATGTCAGCTGCTTTGGCTGCCCACCCCCAGCTAGGTGCCCTTTCTG AGTGGTGGCGAGCTGCTGAAGCCCATGGACGGGGAGCTGCTGCCTTTCTCCCCTCTTTTATCAGCTTCCCCCCATTCTTCGCCCCTCACATCCAGCCCAATCACAGCCCCAGTCCTGTTCAGCTCAGGATGCCCGGCAAGAATAGCCATACCCCACCTAAAG GGGTGAATGGTGCAGTCAATGGCAGTGGGGTCTGTCCTCCCACCACACAATCAGGGAGCTTTTCTGCAAGTCCAGCTCCTGTTCAGGCATCCACCAAGCCAACCAAAAATTCAGAGCCCTCTAATATTCAACGTAGCAGCCCTCCAGGAGATGTGATGGAAAAGTTGATTCAGAAACCGAAAGAGAAG AAGCCACGAAAGAAGCCCACAGACACTTCTTTGGCAAGTGAATCAGGCTCATCTTCAGACAGCTCGAGTGATGGCTCCCTCAGCAGTGATCTGGAAGACCTAgcagaggatgatgaagatgacgatgatgatgatgatgacgaggaagaggaggacaaacAGAGTGAATTATCAGACTCTGAGAAGAGGGCtaagaggaaaacaaag GTTTTGCCACCAAGCACTGGGACTTCAAAGACTGATAGGCCTCTCTCTGGGGAGGCCCAGAACAAGAAAGACACCCAGAAagtctcctccacctctccaaCCCTGGTGCCCTTACCTAGCTCTGCCTCCCCACCTGCCTTGTCCCAAAGCTCACCACTGGTCCCACACAGGTCCCGGACTGAGGGGCAACAACACTTTAGTGTGATCCAGTCCACTGGCTTGGCTGCCAACTCAAAGCCCCTGCCACTCCTCACTCAGCCCCATAGGGAGTCATCACCATCTTCCTCCCCCATCGCTCTCACCACATCTCCAAAGGCAATCTCCAGCACTGCCTCTCCAAAACCTCCTAAActgtttccctcctcctctccacagcacctgcccctctccctctgctcctcccctaagcctctctctgtcccttctCCGCCCCGCTCGACTCTCCCACTGTGTACCTCCCCAAAACCATTTGGTTTGACCTCATCTTTAACAAGCTCCAAGAAGTCCTCACTGAAGCCACCAAAGCACGCTGTTGCTGGCACCGCCAAATCCAACAAAAGGAAACTGCTGGAAGATTCACTTGCGCAGATCAATGAGTTCAGGCTGAAACAG AATCTCATGTCCCAAGGGCAGACGTTCCCATCTGAGCTAAAGAAGCAGCGAAACAAATCTCCCAGGAGGACATCTCTGTCTTCATCACCATTGCCACCGGTTCCGCCTCCTCCCCCCCAGAACAATCACTCCAACCTCTTCCTGTCGAGTGCCCTGCTGGGGCTCCCTGAACCCCATCACCCAAATGGAGTCATCCAAAGCACCACTCAGGACACACCTTTGGCCCTCATCACCAAACCTCGCAAAGACTCTGCCTCTCAAGGCAAGTCCCCTCAGCGCGATTCTGATGCTGGGTCGATGCCTGTCAATCTGAGCACAGGGGCAAGTAGGACCCAAGCAGCCACCCAGGCTGGGCTTCTGTCACAGCCCCCCACTACCTCACCCCATGCCACGGGCCATGGTTCCAGAAAGAACAAGACCCCCAAGGGTAAGGGACAAACACCAGGGCTGGGACAGGGACAAGCAGACCCTTTAGCTGCCTGGAAGGGCTTCTCTCAGAACCATCTGGTACAGTCTTTAGTAGATTTGTTTCGAGGAGGGGAGTCTGGGATTGGGATTCCTGGAGTTAGTATCCCTGGCGTTGGAGTTCCTGGAGTCGGAATCCCTGGGACTTGTAACCCCACAGCCGGTCTGCCTGCTCACAAGGAATCTGATGACTCAGgggatgatgacgatgatgaggatgacgacctggaggaggaggaggaggatgaagaggaatcAGATGATAGTCTGTCAG AGTCTGACAGCAACTCAGACAGTGACATCTCTGGAAAGAAAGTGAAGGAGTTAAAGCTGCTGCCATCTGGATCATCTAAGGAGATGACCCCCCTCAGGCTAACCAAAGGCCCAGAACTACTGAACACCTCAACCAATCACACCACCACCAGCTGCTCCCCTCTCAACCTACAGGTCATCAAGACGCCCACCGTTGCCACCAGCTCCAGTGCCTTGGCCTATCACAGCTCCCCAGGCTCTTCCTCCTATAGCCTAGCTTCTCCTTTAG GCttagggaagaggaagagagtgatGGATGAGAAAGAGTTGATGATACCTCTGGAGTTGGG GTGGCGGAGAGAAACAAGAATCAAATCGGTGGCTGGACGGCCACAGGGCGAGGTGGCCTACTATGCCCCATGTAGCAAGAAACTGAGGCAGTACCCAGATGTGATGAAG TATCTATCCAGAAATGGAATAAGTGGCATCACGCGTGATAATTTTAGCTTCAGTGCAAAGATAAGGGTTGGTGACTTCTATGAAGCCAGAGAAGGACCCCAG GGTTTACAGTGGAGCCTGTTGAAGGATGAGGACGTCATTCCTCGTATTTTGGCGATGGAAGGTCGAAGGGGTCGTCCCCCTAATTCAGAGCGTCAGTTAGCGGGTGAAGGCGCCAATGGTAACCGACGGAGGAAGGGACGACCCCCTAATGTAGGCGATCCACTGGTGCCTGAGGGCCCCAGCCCCAGTGAGGTCAAACTACTGCGCAAACTAGAGGCTCAAG AAATAGCCCGACAGGCTGCCCAGATGAAACTGATGAGAAAACTGGAAAAGCAGGCACTGGCGCGTGCAGCCAAAGAAGCTCGAAAACAGCAAG CTATCATGGCAGCAGAGGAGCGAAGGAAGCAGAAAGAGCAGATCAAGATTCGGAAGCAGCAG gaAAAGATCAAGCGCATTCAGCAGATTCGGATGGAGAAGGAACTCAGAGCGCAGCAAATTTTAGAG GCCAAacggaaaaagaaggaagaagctGCCAATGCCAAAATATTGGAGGCTGAAAAACGGATAAAG GAGAAAGAGTTAAGAAGACAGCAGGCGGAGATTCTCAAACACCAG GAGTTGGAGAGGCATAGACTAGATATG gagagagaaaggaggaggcaACATGTAATGCTGATGAAGGCTGTTGAGGCCCGCAAGAAGGCGGAG GAGCGTGAACGCTTGCGGCAGGAGAAAAGGGATGAGAAGCGCTTGAACAAAGAGCGTAAACTGGAGCAACGGAGGCTGGAACTGGAGATAGCTagagaactgaagaagccaaaTGAAGACATGTGTCTCTCTGATCACAAG GCTCTTCCTGAGTTCTCCCGCATCCCTGGACTGATTCTTCCGGGGCGTGCTGTGTCCGACTGCCTGATGCTGATGCAGTTCTTGCGAGGTTTCGGGAAAGTGTTGGGACTTGATCTGAACTCTGATGTGCCCACCCTGGGAATGCTACAGGAGGGCCTGCTCAATGTGGGGGACAGCATGGGCCAAGTTCAAGATCTTCTGGTCAAGCTGCTTTCTCTGGCAGTCTGTGATCCCGGTTTGCCTCCTGGACAAAAG aCTAAAACCATGCTGGGAGATCACCTGACCAACGTTGGCATCAACAGGGATAATGTCTCTGAGGTGCTACAGATGTACATGGGAGCCCATTGTGCCAATACAGAACTGGCTCCTCTGGCCTTCAGTCTGAAGACCAAGGCCTTCCAGGCTCATACGCCTGTCCAGAAGGCCTCAATTCTGGGCTTCTTGGCTAATGAGCTGGCTTGCAGCAAAGCTGTCATAAG CGAAATTGACAAGAACCTGGATCAGATGGCAAACATGAGGAAAGATAAGATAATTATGGAGGGCAAATTAAAGAA GCTGAGGACTATATATGCCAAACGAACTGGGAAGAGGGAGGCCAGTATGGGTCTGGAAGAGAACCAGTCTGTTGGCACTCCATCCTCAGCTGCCAAACGCAAAAGAAAGCTAGGTGCAGacagtgaagatgatgatgacgacgatgaCGACAGTGATGATCcagcagaggaggatgatgatgaggaagaggaagaaatgaAGAAGGTTAAAAAAGTGGAGACATAtgatgag GATGAAGTTGACCAAGCCACCAGTGTTGAGGAACTGGAGAAGCAAATAGAGAAATTAGCCAAG CAACATCATCAGATCAGACGGAAGCTGTTTGAGATATCCCATTCTCTGCGCTCAATGATGTATGGACAGGACCGCTACCGCCGCCGGTACTGGGTACTGCCACACTGTGGTGGGGTCTTCATCGAAGCTATGGAGAGTGGAGAAG CACcagaggaactggaggaggAGCGACAgcggaggaggagagcagctgaAGAGGTCAAGGTCAAAGAGGAACCTCAGGAGATAGAATTGGAGAAGGAGAAACCCATCGGTCCTGATAAGAAGAGAGTTCGAACTCAAGGCTTGGAGCAACAGACAGATGAGGAAAAAGAGCACGAGGGAAAGAAGAACTCCCCGAACCTCTTTTACCAGCAGCCAGGCTGTGAATCCACACTGTGCACACTCCGAGACATCAACAAGGACGTTAGCAATGAATCTGTGAAGGCAGAGAACAAGGAGAGTCCCCATATAAGACAAAACGGCAGCCCCCTGGGCACTCCTACTACCATGACCACAGTAACACCATCCTCCCCCGCTCGCAATACTCCTGAGCCGGCAACAGCAACAACTCCCTCCATGGCGACAACTTATGACACAACAAACATTGCTCCCCCAGCTTCGACCTCTTTATCCGTCCCATGTCTGACAGCTCCGCGTGAAAGCCCAGGGAACACTCCTCCAGCCTCATCACCTGCTCCTTCTCCACACCTCGCATTCCAAGCCAATGACCAACTGCTCAGAGTCCTGACAGAGCGGAGTGGGCACTGGTTCAGTCTGCTCCCTCGCAACCCCTGTGACCTCTCTTCCATCACTACGACTCCTCCAGGAGCGCCTCGTGTGTCTCCCCAGGCATCCTCCACCCCAGGCAGGGCCAGATCCCCACCTCCGTCCCCTGCTCTCCCTCTTACTCCTTCTGCTGCCTCAGCCTCTGCCAGCCCACTCTCCACCCTGCAG GTGAAGTCTGGAAGTTCATTGCTAGGAGTTTCTTTTGGAAGCTGGCCCAGTGGTGTGCTAAGTCCCAGCCTGCCTATGTGCAGCAGCCCCACCCCCATTCCAGGCCACTCTCTAGAGGGCAACACAGCAGCAAGTGTCTCCAGTAAGAGTGAGTCACCTTTACCTGGCATTGAGAAACCTTCCTCAATGCCCTCTCCTGCCTTGGAGATGCCCAAATCTCTTGACCACGCCACACCTCGGCCGATCCCAGAGG AGATGCTGGCAGGTTGGTGGCGGGTGTCTGACATCGAAGAGCTGAGGGCTCTAGTCAATGCCCTCCACAGCCGAGGAATCAGAGAGAAGGGCCTTCAGAGGCAAATGCAGAAATACATGGAGATCATCCCGCAGGTCTGCACCAAACACAAAGACG TGGCCATGATCGAGCTCCATGAGCTAGAGGAGAGTCAGGTCAGTGTGGAGTCGGTCCGGGGCTggtgtgtggaggagcaggCAATGGAAATGGACATTGCAGTGCTGCAGCAGGTGGAAGAACTGGAGAGGAAGGTCACTGCAGCCAGCCTGCAGGTCAAG GGATGGACATATCCAGACCCTCAGTCCGAGCGGGAGGACCTGGTGTATTACGAGCACAAGCCCCCCACCAAATCAACGCCAGCATCAGCAGACAAGGATTCTAAGGACTCCAAAGAGCACCCAGAAGAGCGGGGGGAGAAGGGCGGGGTGATGCGTCACCCGGACAACCCGCTGGACATAGCAGTGACACGTCTGGCCGATCTGGAGCGCAACATCGAGAGAAGGTACCTGAGGAGCCCCTTAGGTACCACCATTCAGATCAGGCTGGATAATGTGGGTACGGTCACTGTCCCTGCCCCCGCCCCATCCACTAGTGCTGACAGGGAAGG TGGCGAGGAGGAGGTCGCCCCCGGCATGAAGATGTGGAGGAAGGCCCTGAGTGAGGTGCGCAGTGCCGCCCAGTTGGCCATGTGTATCCAGCAGCTTCAGAAGTCTATCGCCTGGGAGAGGTCCATCATGAAAGTG TACTGTCAGATGTGCAAAAAGGGAGATAATGAGGACCTCCTTCTGCTCTGTGATGGCTGTGACAAAGGCTGCCATACTTACTGTCACAAACCCAAGATCACCAGCATCCCAGAAGGAGACTGGTACTGCCCGGCCTGCATATCCAAG GCGAGTGGTCCCTCCCTGAAAAGCAAAAAGCCTCCAGCCAAACCAGTAGCATCTAGTGGAGGGGGCAGCAAGAAAGGCGGAGAGGCCAAGAAGAACGGGAAGCAGGCGGGCAATGGCGAAGTGTCGGAGGACGACTTGGCCAGCGCCAGCAGCACGCCCAAGAAAGGAGCAAAAGACACCAGCAGGAAGCGGAAGGCAGAGGAGAGCTCACCTGCTCtgacagcagccaatcaggagagccctgtgtgtgtgaagcggGCCAAGACAGCTCGAGACAACAACAGGGATCTGGGATTATGCAG AGTGCTTCTTGCTGAGCTGGAGCGGCATCAGGATGCATGGCCTTTCCTCACACCTGTCAACCTGAAAACAGTCCCTGGGTACAGGAAGGTCATCAAGAAACCGATGGACTTCTCCACCATACGTGAGAAGCTTGTGAGCAGCCA gtATCAAAACCTGGAGACTTTCATCATTGATGTCAACTTGGTCTTTGATAACTGTGAAAAATTCAATGAAGACAATTCAGACATCGGCCGGGCTGGTCATAACATGAGGAAGTTCTTTGAGAAGCGCTGGACTGAGcttctgaaacaaacaaactaa